Below is a genomic region from Desulfonispora thiosulfatigenes DSM 11270.
CAATTTGTCTTAATTCTTTAGATTTGTATTCTATGCGACTTAATTTTGTTACTCCATCAACTAATAAAGCAATTTCATCGCCAAATTTATTTTCTATTTCCTTGATATCAATATCTGTATCTTCAACTACATCATGTAATAAACCCGCAGCTATGGTTGCAGCATCTAAACCTAGACTAGCCAAAATATGTGCAATTGCTAAAGGATGGGTTATATATGGTTCTCCTGAGTTACGTAATTGACCTTCATGAGCATCTTTAGCATAGTTATATGCTCTTTTAATTAATTCTACATCTGCTTTAGAATTGTTCTGCAAAACTTGAGTAAGTAATTCTTGTATAGGCATATTCATCCATCCTTTTTCTAGGAACTTAGATATTCTATAACTTTATCGTAATTTAGAAAAGCTATTTTTAACATTTCATCAAATTCTAATCTTTCTTTGACTCCTTGCCTAAAACTTAAAGAATTCTCTAAGTTAACTTTAGGAGGATTTTCTTTTAACTCAATACATTTATCATTTACTTCAACTTTGTTTCGTATTAATTCAAGTTCTTCTAAAATATCTAACCAGATAATCATACTTTTTTCACTTAAAGATTCTATCTCATATATCTTACCCCATTTAATAATATCTTGATAAGTTATAAGAGAATTGTTACTATTTTGAGCAATTTTTTTAAGTAAAAGATAAAATTTACCTAGTGTTTTTCTATCAGGAGCTTTTTCTCTTAAAAATAGGTCATTTTCTTTAGAGTCATTTTTAGTATAAAGTAAATGCATTTGAACTGATAACTCATCTTTTGCTAAAAATGAATATATCTGCTGAAGTTCAGCCTTAGAAAATGGCAAATCGTATATTATAAAAGCATACTTAACTAAATAATTTAAGTTATGGACCAAATGATTTGTGGTAATCAGAACATTTAAATTATCTTTTTCTAAATTATCCTCAATATGCTCACTTATATCAGATTTCAAGACCTCGGGATAATATTCAATTTTATCTTTAAAATCTGGCAATTCATTTTTCAATTTAGCTACTAGATTAAAAGCATTTTGCTGTGTATTTGTCTTAATTATTAGCTTTTCTTGTGCTAAAATTAAATTTTTCACATAGTTTATTTTATCACTACAATTTCTAGAGTCAATTATTTTAAAGTTTGGACTGTAAGAAGTATTAGAATCCTCTAAAAGTGCTAATTTTTTATAAGGATTATCAAGTTCCTCAAAAGATTTAATATCTTTTAATAAAAGCTGTAAACTTGTTTTACCTCTCCACTCATTCCTATCTAAAGTAAAAGCTAAATCAAGTAAATAACTATCATTAATAATATCTTCATAATCACTCATGTTAAATCCTAATGACTCCCAGGGTTCATTATTTAGATTAAACTGCACTTTAATATGTCTTCCATCACTACCAAGTTTGGTGATTTTAACAGGTTTAATTCCTCTAATAGCAAAAACGGGCCTAGGATTAGAGTGCCCATAAGGCTCAAGCTGTTGTAATTGCTTATATACATCTAGGTTAACTTCACTGAGATTAATTGCAGAGTCTATTTTTAATTTTTGCTTAAAATCTTCAGGTGCTAAATTTGAAAAAGCATATTCGTTAATTTTAAAAATAAATTTAGGTATATTTTCTACTTTTAAACTAAGTCCAGCTGCTTGGCTATGACCTCCAAACTGTGTTAATAATTCCTGACACTGCATCAATGCTTGATGCAAATGAAAATTTGAAATGCTTCTCCCAGAACCTTTAGCAATACCATCTTTAAAACTTAATAAAATAGTAGGTAAATAATATTTTTCTACTAATCTTGAAGCCACAATACCAATAACTCCTGAATGCCAATTTTCCGAACCCAAAACTAAAACTGCAGTTTTTTCTTTATCTAAAGACTCTGCCATTTCTATAGCTTCTTTCATTATTTGTGCTTCTATGTCTTGACGCTCTTGATTTTTAATATTCAGATCCTCTGCAATTAGAAGAGCTTCTTTTTCATCACTTGATAATAATAATTTAACCCCTAACGATGCATCATCCAGTCTACCACAAGCATTTAAACGTGGAGCAATACCAAAACCTACTTGTCCAGATGAAACCTTTTGAAAATCTATTTTAGCGACCTCACACAATGCCTTTATCCCAGGTCTTAAACCAAGTTTAATTTGCTCCATTCCTTCTCTAACCAAAATCCTATTTTCATCTTTTAGAGCTACTATATCTGCGATAGTACCCAGTGCAACTAAATCAAGATATTTACTAATTTCTTGTTCCTTTAATTCTGGTAATATGCGTGACAAACCATGGATTAGTTTAAACGCTACCCCCACTCCTGATAAATTACTCCAAGGGACACCTTCGTCATCTAAGACCGGGTTTACGATAGTACAAGGAGGAATGGAGTTACCAATTTGATGATGATCTGTAATAATAAATTTTAGACCGAGCTCCATTGCTTTGGATACTTCCTCTACAGCAGTTATACCACAATCAACAGTTATTATTAAATCTACTCCATTTTCTTTCATCTTAGCTAAGGCTTCATAATTTAATCCATAGCCTTCTTCTAAACGATTTGGAATATAGTAGTCTACTGACACTTGTAAAGAAGTTAAAAACTCAACTAATAATGCTGTGCTTGTAATTCCATCTACGTCATAATCGCCATAAATCATAATTTTATCTTTATTTAAAATTGATTCTCTGATTTGCTCACAAGCTTCTTTTACACCTAGCATATAAAGGGGATCTGATAATTTACTGATATCTGCCTCTAAAAAGTTTTTTGCTTTATGGTAATCTGTATATCCTCTTTCAGCCAATATGTTTGCTACTATTGGTGAGATATTAAGTTTTCTTGCTAGGTCATTTATATTTTGTTTATTATTCTTAATGTTCCATATTTTTCGTTTAATCAAAACTTTACCTCCATCAAAAAATTTCCCAAGTTATTATCTTGGGAAATTTTAATCTTTTTTCATTTTTCCTAAATAAGGACACCCTTTCCCCTCTGAGCTATTACAGTCTTCATTTTTCATAATGACATCGGTACATGGTTCTGCATGAATCAAACAATGACAATACGTATATTTTGTCTTTAAATTTTCTTCTATTTCACTACAAACCGCGTGAACTTTTTCTATAGACCATTTTTTAGGCACCACTAAATGTAAATCTATATGTATTTCAGATCCAGATTTGCGTGTTCTAAGAGAGTGAAATTCAATAAAACTAGCTGAATGCTGGATTAATATTTCTCTTATTGCCTGTTCTTCTTCTTCATCTAAGCTAGAATCTACTAAAGGATTAAATGCTCTTTTAGTTATTTCAATAGCTTCTTTCATAATAAATAAAGCAACTATTATTGCTATTAAAGGATCAATAAAAAACCATTTAGTAAAATACATAATAACTATACCAAGTAATACACCTAAAGAAGTATAGACATCTGTACGCAAATGTAGTGCGTCAGCTTCTAAAGCTATCGAATCTTCACTAATACTAACTTTATAAAGGTGGGAGGAAACTATATAATTCAGTAATGCACTTATTCCCATAACAATAATACCTAAACTAAAACCTTGCATTTGACCACCTTGGAAGAACTTATGAAGGGACTCATAAATAATCCATAGAGCAGCTACAAAAATCAATAAAGCTTCAATTGTTCCTGAAACATTCTCATATTTTCCATGACCAAAGTGATGATCTTCATCTGCAGGCTTATTTGCAATTCGAATTGCAAAAAAGGCTATTAAGCTTGCTACTAAATCCAATCCCGAATGAATGGCTTCAGATAAAATACTAACAGAGTTTGTAAAAATACCTACAAATAATTTTAACGTTGTTAATAAACTATTTGATAAAATTGATAATAAAGCAGCCCTACTTTTTACTTCCACAAAATTTTCTCCCTTCAACTTATCTAACTAATTCTATCATATTTACGAGGTTTATATGCCTTAGTTTATAATATTATATTATGTTAAAGTAAATGATAAATATTTATTAGAATTTAAAAAAGTCTCAGCATATTGCTGAGACTTTTTTATTATTTCTTTAATCCTTTAAACTCAAACCAACAAGGACTAGCTATAAATATAGAAGAATATGCACCGATTGATATTCCTATAATTAAAGTTAATGCAAAGATTTTAGTTGTTGCACCACCAAGGACAAACAAAGCAACTAAAGTAAATAAGGTAGTTAAAACTGTATTTATCGAACGTGATAAAGTTTGTATGATACTATCATTGGTAATTTTTTCAAGGCTTTCTTTTTTAACAATCCTCAAGTTTTCTCGTATACGGTCAAAAATAACAATAGTATCATTAATAGAATAACCAATAATAGTTAAAATAGCAGCTATAAAAGTAATATCTACTTCAATTTTAAATAAAGAAAAAATACCTACTGTAAATAAAACATCGTGTATTAATGCAATAATCGCTGCTAAGGCAAATTTAAATTCAAATCTAATCGTGATATAAATTACCATTAATATTATTGCAATTACCAGAGATAATATGCCATTTTTTCTTAACTCTTTTCCAATTACAGGTCCTACCTTTTCACTACTAAGAACTTCCATCTTTCCAATATCATCTTGCAATTTAGTTTTTATTTCTGCTAATTTGCTTTCCTCAAGTGATTCTTTCGTTTTAATGACAAAAATATTATTATCTGATCCTTGAATTTGTGCATCATCTAAATCAAATGCTTTTAATGATTCCCTAATATTTTTGGTACTTGTTTGCTCACCAAACTGTACACTTAATGTATTACCACCAATAAAATCTATACCAAAATTAAGTCCATTGATAAATAATGATAATAAACTAACTATAATTATTATCGCAGAAACAGTAAAAGGTATTTTCCTTTTTCCAATAAAATCCATGTTTTTTCCCTCCGATCTATGCTCCAAATAACTTGGTATTTTTGAAAAGATTAGAAACAGCTAGTTGACGTAAAATAAAACGAGTGAATGTTAATACGACAAATAAACTAGCTAAAATACCAATACTTAATGTTACTGCAAATCCACGAATCATACCTGTTCCAAAATACATTAAAACTACTGCAGCTATGAGTGTTGTGATATTAGCATCAAAGATTGTCCAAAATGCTCTTGAAAAACCAGCATCTATAGATGCTCTTAAACTTTTACCATTACGTAACTCTTCTTTAATTCTTTCGTATATAATAACATTGGCATCTACTGCCATACCTACCGATAGTAAAAATCCTGCTATACCAGGTAAGGTTATAGTTGCATTCATATAGATTAAAATTCCCCAGACAATAATTGAATATAATACTATTGAAAATCCTGCCACAATCCCTGGTAAACGATAAAATAATAGCATAAATATTAAAACAGCTGATAAACCATAAAGTGCTGCGTTTTTACTTTTAATTAAGGAATCTACTCCTAGTTTTGCCCCTACACTCCTATTTTCAACTATTTCTAGTTTTACAGGGAGTGCACCTGAACGAAGTAAAACAGCTAAATCACGTGCTTCTTCTAAAGTAGAAAATCCTCCTGAAATAGAAGCATGTCCATTTGTAATAGCTTCATCTATTCTTGGAACTGAAATTGGTTTTCCATCTAAATTAATTGCAATTGCACGATTAGGATCATCTTCACCGTATTTAGTTGCAAGATCTTTTGTAGCCTCAGCAAATTTCTTTGCACCTTCACTATTAAATTCTAAACTTACATAATTTTTTTTGTTTAAATTTGTTTCACCTGGGTTTATACCTTCTTTAGCATCTTTTAAATCTTTTCCTGTTACTACCACTTCATTATTATCAACCCTAACAAATTCTAAATTAGCCATTTTTCCTAAAGATTTAACTGCTTCTTCTGGATTTTCAACCCCTGGTAGTTCTACTAAAACCCTTCTTTCTCCTTCTTTTCTTATCTCAGGTTCAGTAAGACCCATGCCATTTACACGATTTTCTAAGATCGCTATAACCTTATCTATATCGTCAGCTGTCGCATTTTTAGGTGCTTCTAATCTAACCATAACTCCACCTTTTAAATCTAATCCTAGTTTTACATTATTTTTATATGGCTCAATTACAACAAAAGCCAATACAACTACAAGTGCTAGGACTAATAAGCTTGTAAATAATTTTCTAAAGCGCATAAATTCTCCTCCTATCTAATTAAGCACACAAAGTATTATATACCTCTAAAAAAAATAATTCAATTAAGAATAATAACTTTGTAATAAGTTGCAATTATAAGTAAGCCTTACCAATAATAAAAGACAAAGAAATCTAATTTACTTAGAAATCTTTGTCTTTTTCCTAACTATAAATAGATATTATTTTTCTTCTATTAAAGCTTGTTCATCGTTACTTTCTTCCTGAATATTTGTAGTTTCTGTTACAACTTGACCTACAGAAGTTTTTAACATAGTTAAATTTACATTGTGAGCAACTTTTAACACAATTCTATCATCTTTTATTGATTTTATTTCGCCTTCTATACCACCAATAGTAACAACCTTATCTCCTTTACGGAGATCAGATAACATAGTCTTTCGTTGTTTTTGTTGTTTTTGTTGTGGCCTAATCATGGTAAAGTAAATGATTAAGAAAAAGGCTCCTAGCATTAATAATTGTTGTGACATTATATACCTCCTAAATATTTATTGTTACTATATAAATAAATTATTTCTATAAAGTTGACTTTATTCCTTTAAATTTTATATTTTTTATAGAATTCTTTCCTAAATTCAATAAATCTATCTTCTAAAATGGCATTTCTACTTTCTCTAGCAAGTTCTAAAAGGAAATGCAAATTATGAATACTTATTAATCTAAGTCCTAATATTTCATCTGTTTTAATTAAGTGACGAATGTAAGCTCTTGTAAAGTTCTTACAAGCATAACAAGTGCATTCTTCATCAATAGGAGTAAAATCAGCCTTATATTTGGCATTTCGGACAACCAGTTTGCCAGTCCTTGTCATAGCTGTCCCATTACGCGCAATTCTCGTTGGAAGTACGCAGTCAAACATATCTACTCCCCTCATTATACCTTCAACAATATTATCAGGAGCACCTACTCCCATCAAATATCTAGGTTTATGCTTTGGCATTATAGGAGTAAGATAATCTAATACTTCATACATTAACTCATTTGGTTCTCCCACACTCAGTCCTCCTATTGCATAGCCTGGGAAATCCATAGGAATTAATTCATTAGCACTTTGAATACGTAAATCTTT
It encodes:
- the recJ gene encoding single-stranded-DNA-specific exonuclease RecJ, producing MIKRKIWNIKNNKQNINDLARKLNISPIVANILAERGYTDYHKAKNFLEADISKLSDPLYMLGVKEACEQIRESILNKDKIMIYGDYDVDGITSTALLVEFLTSLQVSVDYYIPNRLEEGYGLNYEALAKMKENGVDLIITVDCGITAVEEVSKAMELGLKFIITDHHQIGNSIPPCTIVNPVLDDEGVPWSNLSGVGVAFKLIHGLSRILPELKEQEISKYLDLVALGTIADIVALKDENRILVREGMEQIKLGLRPGIKALCEVAKIDFQKVSSGQVGFGIAPRLNACGRLDDASLGVKLLLSSDEKEALLIAEDLNIKNQERQDIEAQIMKEAIEMAESLDKEKTAVLVLGSENWHSGVIGIVASRLVEKYYLPTILLSFKDGIAKGSGRSISNFHLHQALMQCQELLTQFGGHSQAAGLSLKVENIPKFIFKINEYAFSNLAPEDFKQKLKIDSAINLSEVNLDVYKQLQQLEPYGHSNPRPVFAIRGIKPVKITKLGSDGRHIKVQFNLNNEPWESLGFNMSDYEDIINDSYLLDLAFTLDRNEWRGKTSLQLLLKDIKSFEELDNPYKKLALLEDSNTSYSPNFKIIDSRNCSDKINYVKNLILAQEKLIIKTNTQQNAFNLVAKLKNELPDFKDKIEYYPEVLKSDISEHIEDNLEKDNLNVLITTNHLVHNLNYLVKYAFIIYDLPFSKAELQQIYSFLAKDELSVQMHLLYTKNDSKENDLFLREKAPDRKTLGKFYLLLKKIAQNSNNSLITYQDIIKWGKIYEIESLSEKSMIIWLDILEELELIRNKVEVNDKCIELKENPPKVNLENSLSFRQGVKERLEFDEMLKIAFLNYDKVIEYLSS
- a CDS encoding cation diffusion facilitator family transporter encodes the protein MEVKSRAALLSILSNSLLTTLKLFVGIFTNSVSILSEAIHSGLDLVASLIAFFAIRIANKPADEDHHFGHGKYENVSGTIEALLIFVAALWIIYESLHKFFQGGQMQGFSLGIIVMGISALLNYIVSSHLYKVSISEDSIALEADALHLRTDVYTSLGVLLGIVIMYFTKWFFIDPLIAIIVALFIMKEAIEITKRAFNPLVDSSLDEEEEQAIREILIQHSASFIEFHSLRTRKSGSEIHIDLHLVVPKKWSIEKVHAVCSEIEENLKTKYTYCHCLIHAEPCTDVIMKNEDCNSSEGKGCPYLGKMKKD
- the secF gene encoding protein translocase subunit SecF, giving the protein MDFIGKRKIPFTVSAIIIIVSLLSLFINGLNFGIDFIGGNTLSVQFGEQTSTKNIRESLKAFDLDDAQIQGSDNNIFVIKTKESLEESKLAEIKTKLQDDIGKMEVLSSEKVGPVIGKELRKNGILSLVIAIILMVIYITIRFEFKFALAAIIALIHDVLFTVGIFSLFKIEVDITFIAAILTIIGYSINDTIVIFDRIRENLRIVKKESLEKITNDSIIQTLSRSINTVLTTLFTLVALFVLGGATTKIFALTLIIGISIGAYSSIFIASPCWFEFKGLKK
- the secD gene encoding protein translocase subunit SecD, which gives rise to MRFRKLFTSLLVLALVVVLAFVVIEPYKNNVKLGLDLKGGVMVRLEAPKNATADDIDKVIAILENRVNGMGLTEPEIRKEGERRVLVELPGVENPEEAVKSLGKMANLEFVRVDNNEVVVTGKDLKDAKEGINPGETNLNKKNYVSLEFNSEGAKKFAEATKDLATKYGEDDPNRAIAINLDGKPISVPRIDEAITNGHASISGGFSTLEEARDLAVLLRSGALPVKLEIVENRSVGAKLGVDSLIKSKNAALYGLSAVLIFMLLFYRLPGIVAGFSIVLYSIIVWGILIYMNATITLPGIAGFLLSVGMAVDANVIIYERIKEELRNGKSLRASIDAGFSRAFWTIFDANITTLIAAVVLMYFGTGMIRGFAVTLSIGILASLFVVLTFTRFILRQLAVSNLFKNTKLFGA
- the yajC gene encoding preprotein translocase subunit YajC, producing the protein MSQQLLMLGAFFLIIYFTMIRPQQKQQKQRKTMLSDLRKGDKVVTIGGIEGEIKSIKDDRIVLKVAHNVNLTMLKTSVGQVVTETTNIQEESNDEQALIEEK